DNA from Salinispora arenicola:
GAACTAGAGGAAGCCTGTGCTACCTGGCTGAGATCACTGGACGCTATGGAGGGTATTCGCTCCGGTAGGACCCGACAAGTCGCATCTGAGATGAGGGCCGTACTCTCGCCATTTCGGCAAACGAGGAGCGGCGCTGTTGCTGAGGTCGATGCCCGCGCGGAACGCTATCTAGCCACCTTCTCGTAAGGTGCATAACTTGCAGCTCGGGACAGGGAGGGTTGAATGGGCGAGGCTTTCATGGTGGAGCCAATCGCACACGTCGTGGGAGGAAGGATCGAACCTACTGACGATTACTGGGGAGGTGTTAGGGCAATTATTCGAATCGACGAGAAGCGTTTCACTTCCGATTCCACCAAAGGGCTTGACGCGTTCTCTCATCTTGAAGTCGTCTTTCGCTTCCATCTTACGGATCCGACGGACCTTAACCTCGGCGCCCGCCGGCCGCGAGACAACCCAGACTGGCCGGAAGTGGGTATCTTCGGCCACCGCAACATGAGGCGAATCAACTGGCTTGGTGTGTCGCGGTGCCGCTTGCTCGAAGTGGACGGGCTAGACCTTCATGTTGAGGGGCTTGATGCGGTCGACGGCACGCCGGTGCTTGACATCAAGCCATGGTTTGTCGAATTCGGTCCTCGCGGCGAGGTGCATCAAGCGCACTGGACGAGCGCCATGCTCGGCCACTACTTCGCCACGCAGTCACCCCACCAAGAATAGGGAATCGGTCGCATTTACCTTCGGTTTTCTGAGGGCGCCCGGATCGGCGATCGCTGTCGACGTGGTCATGGCATTCGATCCGGCCTATCGATGCAGTCGCCACGTTTCGCAACGCGTTCGGTAGGCAGTCGCCCCGTGCGATCGCTGAGTTGAATGAGCGTTTGTACGCCATGTATCGGGAGGAACGTTGACACGGGTAGCGGTAAGTGGACACCGAGGACTTTCGCCCGACGTTTCCGCGCTGGTCGTCGCTGGAATCGAGGCGCAGTTAGATCGGATCGCACCCGGCGACTCTGACCTCATCGGGCTCTCGTGCCTGGCCGACGGTGCAGATCAGCTATTCGCCGCTGCCGTGCTCGACCGTGGTGGAAGCCTTGACGTCGTCGTGCCCGCCGAAGAATATCGTGAAGGGCTACCGGAGGCTGCCCAGCCGCAGTACGAAGCGTTCCTCAGTCGCAAGCCGCGTCCACCACTGTCTTCATCGAGAGTCAACCGCTGAGTCGCACATGGATGCGAGTCGCTACATGGTGGACCAGGCCGACTACCTTCTTGCCGTGTGGGACGGTGAACCGGCTGGAACGGCGGACGTGGTGCTGTACGCGCAGGGCAAGGGAATTCCGGTCGCGGTTTTCTGGCCGGAGGGCGCGCGCCGGGACTAAAGATCCTGTCAATTCCTGGCCATGGTTGACCGCACCACGAAATACATCGAATACCGTTGAGTAGCAGGGGCCGTTTGGGGCTGCATTCCTCCAAGCGTCGCCCATCGGTATGTCCGCTTGCTGAAGAGTCAATGTGGGTTGTGCTTCGCTAAGCAAACGGATCGCGGCTGCTTATCGTTGCCCTTCCAGTGAGGACGTGGGAGTTGATGGCCCTGACCTGGTCGGCGAGGTCGCCGATCTCGATCACCTCGATGCCGCTGGACCGAAGCACCTCGGTGCCGTGGCACTCGGCCAACAGTGGCGGCTCGCGCAACGCGTACACGACTCGCCGGATTCCGGCGGCCAGGATCAGCTCAGTGCACGTGCGAGGCCTGGACTTTCGGTTGGTGCACGGTTCCATCGAGCTGTAGAGGGTGGCGCCGGTCAGGTCAGGATGCGGTGCCAGGCGCTCGACCTTGGCCACAGCTGACTCCTCCGCGTGCGTGTGCGCGTCGGTGTCCCGTGAGTAGCCCTCGGTCAGCTGGTCGCCAGCAGCAGCGACGATGATCGCGCCGACAGAGTAGGCAGTGCCGACCGGGGATGACCCGCGCGATAGTTCGATTGCTCTCAGCAACCACTGCCGGTCGGTCCGGGTGGCGGCGTTCACCTGCTGGGACACCGGTCGGACAGCGCGTAGCGCAACAGCACGAGGTCCTCGATCTTCACCACGTCGGCGAGACGGGCGCGACCCTGCGGGCTCCACGGGAAGCAGCCGTCGTACACGAATCGGGGAGCCCGGGAGTCCCCGACGAAGAACGGCGCCACCACGAGGTGCAGTTCGTCCGCGAGGCCAGCGGTCAGAAACATCGTGTGCATGCTGCCGCCGCCTTCGACCATCAGCCGCGCCACACCCCTGGAGGCGAGATCGGCCAGAACGCGATCGAGGTCGACCGGTTCGCCGGCGTCGACGACGTCGGCGACGGTGCCGACCGTCTCGCACGTCTTGTCCAACGCGGAGGTGGCCGTGTAGACGACCTTGGTGCTGTCGCCGGCGGTGAAGAACTGGGCCGTGGGGTCGAGGTCCCCGCGTCCGGTGATCGTGGCCTTCAGCGGTGTGGCGGGCCGGCCACGGTGGATGCGCGTGTCCCGGCGGGCCTGGGAGCGTACGAGCAGGCGCGGGTCGTCCTTGCGGATGGTGGCGGCGCCGACCAGGATTGCGTCGCAGCCGGCACGTACCTCGTCCACACGGTCGACGTCGGCGGCATTGGACAGCAGGAGGCGGTCCTCGGTCGCGTCATCGATGTAGCCGTCGACAGACACCGCGCAGCTCAGCAGTACGTACGGTCGGTCACTCACGCGGGTTTCACCCCCTGCTTCGGTAGGCACCTATTCGGCCGGTTCGGCGAACTCGTCAGCCGACGCGCAGGACCCGAGCGCCTGAACAGGGAGTCGCGTAGCCACGCGCGTAAGCCTACGTCCCGCGTAACTGGCAACCTCGGTCGCGCCGTCGAGGGGTTGACGGGTGTGGGGACTTCGCCGCCCTCCACCGCACCGGCTCGCTACTCTTTTACGCCGCCCTGGCCGCATCAGGGGAGACAGCCGTAGCCGTCCGCGACGGCCTCACCGAGGCGCGGGACCTACCGTCACGCGTGGATCAATGCCTGGGCATAGGACGTCGGGCCACCCCCCATGGGATGGCCCGACGTCGTACTGCCGTTGCTCAGGCCGAGCAACTGGTGGTGGAGGTGGTGCTGCTGCAGGTCGAGGTGGTGGCCGACGAGGAGCACGAGGCGAGGATCGCCTCGGACGCGTCGGCGTAGTCGGAGATCGCGAAGGTCTCCGACTCCAGCTCCAGGATCTCCTCGGCGAGGGCGTTCAGGTCGGTCTCGGGCGCCATGGTGACTCCTAACGGTTGGTGGCCGGCCGGCTCGTCTTGTCGGCCCGCTGCAAGCACACCCCAGGGCGCTTACCGATCGCGTGTTGTCGCCGTCACACATCGCTGTCGCTGGATGTCAGCGAAGTGACAGCGGCTTCGGCTTGGCTGACCTCATGACATCCGTAGCGGCAAGTACCGCCCGTCCGACCGGTCCGCCGGTCGATCGGGAGATCGTTGCCGCTGCGGCCCGGCTCTATCGCGACCTGCACGCCCATCCCGAGCTGTCCGGAGCGGAGGAGCGCACCGCGGCCCGCTTCGCGGCTGCCCTACGAGGGGCCGGCCTCCAGGTCACGACCGGAGTCGGTGGGCACGGAGTGGTCGGCGTCCTGCGTAACGGGGCCGGCCCGAGCGTCCTGATCCGGGCAGAGCTGGACGCGCTCCCGGTCGCCGAGGAGACCGGCCTGCCGTATGCGAGCACCGCCACCGGCGTAGGCACCGACGGCCGGACCGTACCCGTCATGCACGCCTGCGGACACGACCTGCACCTGGCGGCGGCGGTCGGCGCCGCCGCCCACCTGGCTCGGGAACGGGACAGCTGGCGCGGCACGTTGCTGATCCTGGGACAGCCGGCTGAGGAGACCCTGCAGGGTGCGGCGGCGTTGCTTGCTGACGGCCTCTACGAGCGGTTCGGCCGACCCGACCTGCTCCTTGCCCAGCACGCCGCACCGCTACCGGCGGGAATGGTCGCCCACGGCGCCGGCGCGATGACGGCCGGTTGTGTCACTGTGGACGTCACCGTGCCCGGACGGGGCGGACACGCGGCCACCCCGCATCTCTGCGTGGATCCCGTGGTGCTCGCCGCGAACATCGTCGTGCAGTTGCAGGCGCTGGTGGCCCGCCAGGTCAACCCGGCCGATCAGGTGGCGCTCACCGTCGGAACGCTGCGCGCCGGCCACCATGCGGGAGTCATTGCCGACGAGGCCGCCCTCGGGCTGACGATCCGGGCATTGCGTGAGCAGGCACTGGACCGTGTGTTGGACAGCGTGACCCGAATCGTGCGGGCCGCCTGCGAGGCCGCCGGCAGCCCGCGCGAGCCGACGGTACGTGTCGTCTCGCGTACTCCCACCTATGCTGGGGATCCGGCTGTGACTGCCCGCGTACGGGACGCTCACGCCGGCGTGTTCGGGTCGGAGCGGGTGGGCTGGTGGCCACCGTCCCTGGCGGCGGAGGACTTTCCGCTGCTGGCCGCCGGGGGGATACCGAGCAGCTACTGGATGCTGGGCACGGTGGGCCCACGACAGTGGCGGAGGGCGCCCGGCGCCAACGCGGCCGAGAAGCTGGGCAACCTGCCGACGAATCACAGCCCGGCCTTCGCTCCTAGCGTCGAGCTGGCTCTGCCGACCGGTGTGACGGCCCTTGTGGTTGCTGCCCGACCGCTGCTCGCCACCGGCTGACCAGCAGCCCGTGTGGTGCCCGGGGGACGCGACGCACGGACCGTTGTGGCCTCCGCCGGTTCAGTGGTCGGCGGTACAGGCCGGGGCACGGCTAGGTAGGGCTTTGCATCTCGTGCGGCCGTAGCGTCGGCCGGACCCGGCGTCAGCGTGGGTGGTGTGTGGGTCGGCGTCGGTGGGCCAGCTGGATGAGGACGGCGCCGGTGACGATGAGCAGGCTGGCGGTGCCGATGGTGGTGGGCAGGTTGGGTCCGGTGATGGGGAGGTCGGGATCGTCGGCTGGTGGGTGGATGGTGATGCTGGTGGGAATGGACTGGCTGTCGGGGCAGGTGTTGGTGCTGGTGTAGCCGGCGGTGAGGGTGTGGGTGCCGGCGGGCAGGGTGGTGGTGTGGGTGGCGGTTGCACCGGTGGTCAGGGGCTCGGTGGCGAGGGCGGTGGTGGTGGTGCGGAAGGTGATGGTGCCGGTGGGGGTCTCGCTGGTGCAGGTGACGGCGGCGGTGAGGGTGACCTCCTGATCCGCCGTCGGGCTCGGTGGTGTTACCTGCAGCGTGGTGGTGGACGTCGGTGGCGCGGCCAGGGCCAGGCTGTGGCCGAAACCGCCGGCGACGGTGGTGCTCACAGGCAGGTCGACCGCCTGGGGCGTGTTGCGGTTGGTGGTGGTCCCGTCGCCCAGCTGGCCATCGATGTTGATGCCCCAGGCAAGGGCGGTGCCGGTGGCGGTGACCCCCAGATTGTGGAAGCGGCCAACGGCGATGGCGGTGATCGTGGTACTCGGGGGAAGGCTGACGGTCACGAATGTGTTGCTGCTGGTGTTGGTGCCGTCGCCGAGCTGACCGTAGAGGTTGTCGCCGGCGGCGAGGGCGGTGCCGGCGGAGGTGACTGCCAGGCTGTGGTCCTCCCCGGCGGCGACGGCGGTGAACGCCGTGCCCGTGGGCGGACTTACGGTCACGGGTGTGTTGCTGCTGGTGTTGGTGCCGTCGCCGAACTGACCGTGGAAGTTGCTGCCCCAGGCGAGGGCGGTGCCGGCGGAGGTGACCGCCAGGCTGTGGGAGCGGCTTGCGGCGATGTCGGTGACTGTCGTGCCGGGGGAGAGGCTCACGGCCACGGGTGTGGTGCTGTCGTTGGTGGTGCCGTCGCCCAACTGGCCGAGGCTGTTGCTGCCCCAGCCGAGGGCGGTGCCGGCGGAGGTGACGGCCAAGCTGTGTCCCTCACCGGCGGCGATGGCGGTGACGGTGGTGCCTGAGGGCAGATTCACGGCCACCGGCTTGTTGCTGTCGGTGGTGGTGCCGTCGCCCAGCTGACCGGCGCCATTGCCTCCCCAGGCGAGGGCGGTGCCGGCGGAGGTGATCGCCAAGCTGTGGGAGTGGCCGGCGGCGATGTCGGTGATCGTCGTGTTCGGGGGGAGGCTTACCGTCACGGGTGTGACGCGGCTGGTGTTGGTCTCGTCGCCCAACTGGCCGAAGCGGTTTCTGCCCCAGGCGAGGACGGTGCCGGTGGACGTCAACGCCAGACTGTGCTCGTTGCCCGCGGCGATGGCGGTGACGGTGGTGCCCGGGGGAAGACTCACGGGGATGGGTGTGCCGCTGTCGGCGCCGGTCCCGTCGCCCAGCTGACCGAACTGATTGTCACCCCAGGCGAGGATGGTGTTCGACGCGGCGGTGGACGGTGGCAGCGCGTTCTGGGCGACCGTGGGCGACACGGCGATCGCTTGCGTGACTGCTACCACCGCAGTGAGTAGACACCATCCGGCGATGGCCCATCGCGCCCAGCGCGCGCTGGCACCATGGACTGCCCGCTGGCCGAGTTCCCGCATTGCTCCAACTTTCGAGTGGACAAGCGCCGCTAACTGGACAGGCGCTATTGTCAACCAGCTATCCCTCCTGTTTGTGGAGAAATGCCGCAGCCCGCCGCGTCCAGGGCTGATTGGCAGCGGAGGGGCTGAGGTCAGGGCCGGTCGGCGTCGGAGTCGCGGGTGATCACGCTGAACTGGCCGTCCGACTCCATGCGCATCTCCCGGACGTCAGCCAGGCTGTCGATGCCCTGCTCGCGCAGTTGTCCGTACAACTCGTCCTCGGTGACCAACTCGCGGCGCATGTTGCGGTGCAACATCCGGCCATCGCGGACCAGGGCCAGTGGCTTCGGCCGGATCAGCCGGGCGGCCGGCTGCCAGCGGTAGGCGACGGCGTCGAGCAGGTATGCCCAACCAATGATCACCGCGACCAGCAGCACCCCGTCGGCCAGCGAGGTGTAGCCGCTCGCCATGCCGTTCTGCGCGGCGTCGGCGATCAGCACGATGACCAACAGATCGGTCATTCCGGTGGTGCCGCTCTCCCGCTTCAGCAGGACCCGTAGCAGGAAGAACAGCGTCAGGTACATCACGCTGCCCCGGACGATGATCTCCAGCAGTGGAGTGTCCGGCGTGAAGACCACCCGCCAGTCGACCACGGCAGCGGCTACCCGACTGCGGCTGCGTCATGCTGGCAAGCTCAGCTCAGCGCTCCGACGCACTGCTCCCAGCCCTGCCGCCACTGCCGTTCGTCGGGTTCGCCGGCCGCCGTCACCAGTGCCTCCAGTGAGCCGACCAGCTCGACGTCGGGCGCAACGCCGGTCACCGCGACCAGCCGCCGGATTTCGGCGCTGCGGCGCCGGACGACCTCGCCCACCAGGTCTCGACCGGCGATGGTCAGGCTGAGCCAGGACACCCGGCGGTCACTCTCGCCGGTGCGCCGGGCCACGAGACCCCGTCGGGCCAGCCGGTCACAGGCCCGGGTGACGGTGGACGGGTGTACGTGCAGCGTCGTGGCGAGGTCGACGACCCGGACCGGTCCGCGGGAGGCGAGCAGGACCAGGATCTGGTACTGCGACATCGTGAGGTCGACGTCGAGGGCGCCGAGCGTCCGGACGGTGACGCCGACCAGCGAGCGGCTCAGCGCTGCCAGCGCGTCTACCAGGGGCTCGTCTGCCGGGGCCTCGTCCACCGCCGTCGACGACCCCGTCAGCTCCACGTAGAGTCGCATCGGCCCATAGTTGCACGGATACTTGCACCACGGTCAGGGGTGATCATGGGAAACACCGGCTCCACCAGCCGGCGGGAGCAGCAGGCCATGCACTGGGAGCGCCTGACCGCGCTGCCGTTGACCATCCTCTCTCTGGGGTTTCTGGCGGCCTACGCTGCACCTATCCTGGATCCGCAGCTCAACTCGGCGTGGACCGCCGTCTGCCGGTCGGCCACGTTCATCATCTGGCTGTTGTTCTGGCTCGACATGGTTGTCCGCTTCGTCCTGCACACGCAGCGGCGACGGTTCCTCCGGGAGCACCTGTTCGACCTCGCCGTGCTGATCCTGCCGATACTCCGTCCGTTGCGGGCGATGCGGCTGGTGACGGTGGTGCTCTCGCTCAGCCGGCGCACCGAGGTCTGGGTCCGCGGCCGGCTCGGTATCTACGTGGCGGCGACCACCGTGCTGCTGGTGCTGGTCGCCTCCCTGGCGGTCCTCGACGCCGAGCGGGGCGCACCGGATCCGTCCATCACCAACTACAGCGACGCCGTCTGGTGGGCGGCCGTGACCATCACGACCGTCGGCTACGGCGACTTCTATCCGGTCACCACGGAGGGACGGCTGGTCGCGGTCGGCCTGATGATCGGCGGTATCGGGCTGATCGGTTTCGTGACCGGCTCGCTCGCCACGTGGATCGTCGACCGGGTGACCGGCCGGGACCGGCACGCGGCAGCCACTGCAGACGACGTCGCCGCTCTGCGTCAGGAGATCGTGGCGCTGCGTCAGCAGCTCGAGCTGTCGGAGAGCACCACGCCCGGAGAATCCGCCACCCCGCCGGTGCAGCCCGCTCGGACGCCCCACGCCTGACGCCCGCCGGCCGGGGACGCCCACGCCTGACGGTCCGCCGCCCGCGGACGTTTCCGACCGGTGATCCACAGCGCGTGGGTGTGGTTCGCGGGCGACGCGATCGGGTGTCGTCCGGGCATGCCGGGGCTCGATGGGCCCCGGACACGCTGGTATGGAGGACATGCTCGGCGAGCACTGGTTGTTGGAGGCGGTGGACCTTCTGGTGCGGGTGGTGGAGGCCGCCGGCATCTTCATCATCTTCATCGGGGCGATGGTGGCATTCGTCCGGTTCGTGTTCGTGGGTCTACGGCACCGAGAAAGCCGGGTGTTCGTGCCGATCCGGCTGACTCTCGGGCGGTTCCTGACCCTCGGCCTGGAGTTTCAACTCGCCTCGGACATCTTGCGTACCGCGGTCGCCCCAACCCTGCTCGACATCGCCGAGCTGGCCGGGGTGGCGGCGATCCGGACCGCGCTGAACTTCTTCCTGGCCCGTGAGATCAAGCAGGAGCGTCGTGAGATCGCCGAACTCGGCCAGCCCCGGCGCACCGACCCGGACCGGGTGGCGCAGGAGCCCGCCCCGTGAACTCCCTGATCGGGTACGCCGTGCTGGCCTGCGTGGCGGCCGGCATCGGATCAGCCGCGATCGTCCTGCTGGTGACCCGCGACGCGGTGTTGGCTCTGCGTGTCGGCCTCGAGCTGTGGCTGGCCGCCAGCCTGCTGCGGCTCGCCCAGCCGCCGATGGGGGAGCACCTGCTCTACGTGGCAGCGATTATCGTGATCCGCCAGCTCCTCGGTGTGACCCTGACCGCTGGCCCCCGCTGGCGGCGGCCGGCGGATCCGGGAGCGTCACGGCGACCTCCCGGCCACTGACCTCCGGCCGTCAGTCGCCCTGCTGCCAGTTGCCCGGCGTGCGCGACGGGTCGTGTCCCAGTCCATAGCCGGCGTGGATCTCCACCGCGCTGATTCCGAGCGCGTCGAGACCTCGGTTGAGCTCACGCTCCGCCCTGAACTCGGCGGTCACGTACTGTTCCCCTTCGACCGCTGTCGCGGGAGCCCAGCCGCGGCGACCAAGCGCTGTCATGGCCGTCTGCACCGCCACCCACGGGCGGTGTCCAGTGACCCCGACCAGTGCGTACACCCGCGTGAACGACACCGGTTGGCCGACCTCGACGGGACCGCTGCCATCACCGGTTCGCCTGCCGACCCGTTCGGCGAGTGTGGTGGCCACCTTTCTGGCATGGTCCGCGTTGCTGTGCGGCATGTCGACGACCAGTGCCACCCGTGCCGTCTCCCACTCCCGCACCCAGGTCTGGAGCTCTCCCGCCTCGGCGTCGGCGACACCGCCACCGGCGGGATCCGCATCGGTGGCCTCGGACCGGTCGGTACCGTGGTCACCCGCTACGTCGGCGTTCGCGTCGACATCGACCCAGTACCCGGTGTCCCGGAAGCGAACGACCGCGTCGCTCCAAGCGGAGGAGCCCGGTTCGCTGTCGGACTGCGGTGGGGCCGGCTCATTGCCGGACAGGAACCCGCGTACGAAGTAGCGCGTCTGCTCGGAGCAGTCGCCGATCTCACCCTTTGATACTCGGGTACGGATGCCACGCTCGGCGCAATAGGCGTCCATGCGCCCGGGAAACGTGTGGGGGTTGCCGTCGACAAGATAGTGCCGGCCGCATTGCTCGGTGTCGAACCACAGATCGGGGTCGACGTCCGGCGGCAGTGGTGGGTGAGCGGGGGAGATCATCCGACGAGGCTAGGCCGAACCGGCGAGGTTGACGAACGCTATTCAGGTTCGCTCCGCGGTGTGTGGGACTCGCGGGGAGATCGTTGTGGGTTGATCCACCCGGCCCGGCGTCCGCCGCACGTCCTCGTACCACACAGTCGCGGAGCTCGGGCCAGTTTGCCGGTAGTTCCGCCGCCGGTGCCGCCGTCGGTCGCACGATGGGTGGTACGAGCGCCGGCACGCCGGGTGTCGGTGGTGAGGCTACCGGGGGTAGCAAGGTGCAGGAGGTCGTGGTCTCGCCGGTGGAGGACATCGGCGGGGTGCTGCCGGGGCTGGCGGAGCAGGTGTGGACCAACGCCCGGGAGGCACCGGAGGTGGTGCAGTTCGTGCGCCCCGCGCCGGTGTCCCGGGCCTGGCCCGCACCGCGGTCGGTGCACGGTGGGGACGTGCCGGTGACGTGCGCGCAGTTCCGCGACGACGTGCTCAGCCTCGCCCGCGGATTCCTCACGGCCGGGGTGGGCCACGGTGATCGCATCGGCCTGGTCAGCCATACCCGGTACGAGTGGACCCTGGTCGACTACGCCCTGTGGACGATCGGGGCAGTGACCGTTCCGATCTTCGAGACGGCCAGCGCGGAACAGATCGGGTGGATCCTGTCGGACGCGGGCGCGGTGGGCTGTGTGGTGGAGACCTCCGGTCACGCCGACCTGGTCGCCGGCCAACGGTCGGATCTGCCGGCGCTGCGTGATGTGTGGCAGGTCGACGCCGGTGAGCTGATCGGACTAGCCGGTGAGGGCCGCGCCGTCGACGACACGGTGGTGGAGGAACGCCGTCGTCGGGTGACCGGCGGTGACATGGCCTCGATCGTCTACACCAGCGGCACGACTGGGCGGCCGAAGGGCTGTGTGTTGACCCACCGCTCCATCCACTGCGATGTGAGCGCCGCGGTCGCGGTGCTGCCGCAGCTGCTGAACCCCGGGGCGAACACGGTGCTGTTTCTGCCCCTGGCACACGCGTTCGCCCGATTGATCCAGGTGGGGGTGGTGCAGTCCCGGACGACCATGGTGCACAGCGCCGACATCCGGGGCGTGTTGGAGCAGTTACGCCGGCACCGGCCGTCGTTCGTGCTGGCGGTGCCCCGGGTTTTCGAGAAGATGCACAATCGGGCCCGGCAGCAGGCCGAGGACACCCACCGAGGTTGGCTGTTCCGGCTCGCCGAGCAGGTGGCGGTGCGGTACAGCCACGCCCTCGACGCGTCGTGGGGCCCGAACCCGCTGCTCCGGCTCGCCCGGGGCGGATTCGACCTGCTGGTGTACCGGAAGCTCCGGGCAGCCCTGGGCGGGCGGTGCCGCGCGGCGGTCGTCGGCGGCGCACCACTCGGCGAACGACTGGGACACTTCTTTCGGGGCGCGGGCCTGCTGGTGCTGGAAGGGTACGGACTCACTGAGGCCTCCCCGGCGTTGACGGCGAACACACCGACGACGCAGCGGATCGGCACGGTCGGCCGGCCACTGCCCGGCGTGAAGATCCACATCGCGGACGACGGCGAGATCCTCGCGCACGGTGACCCGGTCTTCCCCGGGTA
Protein-coding regions in this window:
- a CDS encoding SAM-dependent methyltransferase encodes the protein MGEAFMVEPIAHVVGGRIEPTDDYWGGVRAIIRIDEKRFTSDSTKGLDAFSHLEVVFRFHLTDPTDLNLGARRPRDNPDWPEVGIFGHRNMRRINWLGVSRCRLLEVDGLDLHVEGLDAVDGTPVLDIKPWFVEFGPRGEVHQAHWTSAMLGHYFATQSPHQE
- a CDS encoding deaminase translates to MSQQVNAATRTDRQWLLRAIELSRGSSPVGTAYSVGAIIVAAAGDQLTEGYSRDTDAHTHAEESAVAKVERLAPHPDLTGATLYSSMEPCTNRKSRPRTCTELILAAGIRRVVYALREPPLLAECHGTEVLRSSGIEVIEIGDLADQVRAINSHVLTGRATISSRDPFA
- a CDS encoding RibD family protein; the protein is MSDRPYVLLSCAVSVDGYIDDATEDRLLLSNAADVDRVDEVRAGCDAILVGAATIRKDDPRLLVRSQARRDTRIHRGRPATPLKATITGRGDLDPTAQFFTAGDSTKVVYTATSALDKTCETVGTVADVVDAGEPVDLDRVLADLASRGVARLMVEGGGSMHTMFLTAGLADELHLVVAPFFVGDSRAPRFVYDGCFPWSPQGRARLADVVKIEDLVLLRYALSDRCPSR
- a CDS encoding thiazolylpeptide-type bacteriocin translates to MAPETDLNALAEEILELESETFAISDYADASEAILASCSSSATTSTCSSTTSTTSCSA
- a CDS encoding amidohydrolase; protein product: MTSVAASTARPTGPPVDREIVAAAARLYRDLHAHPELSGAEERTAARFAAALRGAGLQVTTGVGGHGVVGVLRNGAGPSVLIRAELDALPVAEETGLPYASTATGVGTDGRTVPVMHACGHDLHLAAAVGAAAHLARERDSWRGTLLILGQPAEETLQGAAALLADGLYERFGRPDLLLAQHAAPLPAGMVAHGAGAMTAGCVTVDVTVPGRGGHAATPHLCVDPVVLAANIVVQLQALVARQVNPADQVALTVGTLRAGHHAGVIADEAALGLTIRALREQALDRVLDSVTRIVRAACEAAGSPREPTVRVVSRTPTYAGDPAVTARVRDAHAGVFGSERVGWWPPSLAAEDFPLLAAGGIPSSYWMLGTVGPRQWRRAPGANAAEKLGNLPTNHSPAFAPSVELALPTGVTALVVAARPLLATG
- a CDS encoding RCC1 domain-containing protein, which encodes MRELGQRAVHGASARWARWAIAGWCLLTAVVAVTQAIAVSPTVAQNALPPSTAASNTILAWGDNQFGQLGDGTGADSGTPIPVSLPPGTTVTAIAAGNEHSLALTSTGTVLAWGRNRFGQLGDETNTSRVTPVTVSLPPNTTITDIAAGHSHSLAITSAGTALAWGGNGAGQLGDGTTTDSNKPVAVNLPSGTTVTAIAAGEGHSLAVTSAGTALGWGSNSLGQLGDGTTNDSTTPVAVSLSPGTTVTDIAASRSHSLAVTSAGTALAWGSNFHGQFGDGTNTSSNTPVTVSPPTGTAFTAVAAGEDHSLAVTSAGTALAAGDNLYGQLGDGTNTSSNTFVTVSLPPSTTITAIAVGRFHNLGVTATGTALAWGINIDGQLGDGTTTNRNTPQAVDLPVSTTVAGGFGHSLALAAPPTSTTTLQVTPPSPTADQEVTLTAAVTCTSETPTGTITFRTTTTALATEPLTTGATATHTTTLPAGTHTLTAGYTSTNTCPDSQSIPTSITIHPPADDPDLPITGPNLPTTIGTASLLIVTGAVLIQLAHRRRPTHHPR
- a CDS encoding DUF421 domain-containing protein → MVDWRVVFTPDTPLLEIIVRGSVMYLTLFFLLRVLLKRESGTTGMTDLLVIVLIADAAQNGMASGYTSLADGVLLVAVIIGWAYLLDAVAYRWQPAARLIRPKPLALVRDGRMLHRNMRRELVTEDELYGQLREQGIDSLADVREMRMESDGQFSVITRDSDADRP
- a CDS encoding MarR family winged helix-turn-helix transcriptional regulator gives rise to the protein MRLYVELTGSSTAVDEAPADEPLVDALAALSRSLVGVTVRTLGALDVDLTMSQYQILVLLASRGPVRVVDLATTLHVHPSTVTRACDRLARRGLVARRTGESDRRVSWLSLTIAGRDLVGEVVRRRSAEIRRLVAVTGVAPDVELVGSLEALVTAAGEPDERQWRQGWEQCVGALS
- a CDS encoding potassium channel family protein; its protein translation is MIMGNTGSTSRREQQAMHWERLTALPLTILSLGFLAAYAAPILDPQLNSAWTAVCRSATFIIWLLFWLDMVVRFVLHTQRRRFLREHLFDLAVLILPILRPLRAMRLVTVVLSLSRRTEVWVRGRLGIYVAATTVLLVLVASLAVLDAERGAPDPSITNYSDAVWWAAVTITTVGYGDFYPVTTEGRLVAVGLMIGGIGLIGFVTGSLATWIVDRVTGRDRHAAATADDVAALRQEIVALRQQLELSESTTPGESATPPVQPARTPHA
- a CDS encoding DUF1622 domain-containing protein, which gives rise to MEDMLGEHWLLEAVDLLVRVVEAAGIFIIFIGAMVAFVRFVFVGLRHRESRVFVPIRLTLGRFLTLGLEFQLASDILRTAVAPTLLDIAELAGVAAIRTALNFFLAREIKQERREIAELGQPRRTDPDRVAQEPAP
- a CDS encoding DUF1622 domain-containing protein, encoding MNSLIGYAVLACVAAGIGSAAIVLLVTRDAVLALRVGLELWLAASLLRLAQPPMGEHLLYVAAIIVIRQLLGVTLTAGPRWRRPADPGASRRPPGH
- a CDS encoding AMP-dependent synthetase/ligase, translating into MGGTSAGTPGVGGEATGGSKVQEVVVSPVEDIGGVLPGLAEQVWTNAREAPEVVQFVRPAPVSRAWPAPRSVHGGDVPVTCAQFRDDVLSLARGFLTAGVGHGDRIGLVSHTRYEWTLVDYALWTIGAVTVPIFETASAEQIGWILSDAGAVGCVVETSGHADLVAGQRSDLPALRDVWQVDAGELIGLAGEGRAVDDTVVEERRRRVTGGDMASIVYTSGTTGRPKGCVLTHRSIHCDVSAAVAVLPQLLNPGANTVLFLPLAHAFARLIQVGVVQSRTTMVHSADIRGVLEQLRRHRPSFVLAVPRVFEKMHNRARQQAEDTHRGWLFRLAEQVAVRYSHALDASWGPNPLLRLARGGFDLLVYRKLRAALGGRCRAAVVGGAPLGERLGHFFRGAGLLVLEGYGLTEASPALTANTPTTQRIGTVGRPLPGVKIHIADDGEILAHGDPVFPGYWNNSEATRAAFTPKGWLRTGDLGQLDSEGFLRITGRQKEIIVTASGQNIAPTPIEEAIRANPLVSQCMLVGDGRPYLAALVTIDSSAWARWRSEHGRPDDATVAESRDDPELRGEIQAAVDRANATVSRAEQVKTFRILPRDLTEADGELTPILKIKQNVVQEHFSEDIDALYRGH